From the genome of Muricauda sp. SCSIO 64092, one region includes:
- a CDS encoding alanine/glycine:cation symporter family protein: protein MEVINDFLVQAISGTEWPMFVLLIGGGLFLVVYSKGLPYRFFGHAIAITAGKYDDKTAKGDVSSLQALSAAVAATVGLGNISGVAIAIHDGGPGVVFWIWMTALIGMCIKFYSCSLSIMYRGEDSDGKLQGGPMFYITKGLGHKAKPLAIFFSIAGLFGFLGVFTANQFTETFMGVVQPETSLLAMGGTETDPLFNWKLTIGIVLAIISSFVIFGGLKNIAKVATAIVPFMVMVYLITVIMVMVANSSAVWPSLKLIVSEAWNFKTVVTGGFWGLVIIGVRRAMFSNEAGLGSAPMYHGQSKNDEPIREGLVAMLGPFIDTILVCTFTAVVLILSGAYLEDGSGIVMTLNAFNTALGSWGGVLLMIIVSAFALSTLFTYSYYGVKSLSYLTNAKIGRLYNVYFVVMIVFAAVASLELVKNLIDLSYALMVIPNMIAVLLLAPKVNKAGKDYFEKLKKGKNA from the coding sequence ATGGAAGTAATCAATGACTTTTTAGTTCAGGCCATTTCAGGAACGGAATGGCCCATGTTTGTTCTTTTGATAGGCGGAGGCTTGTTTTTGGTAGTGTATTCCAAAGGCTTGCCCTACCGCTTTTTTGGACACGCCATTGCCATAACAGCAGGAAAATACGATGATAAAACCGCGAAGGGGGATGTAAGTTCCCTACAGGCCCTTTCCGCCGCGGTTGCGGCTACAGTGGGATTGGGAAATATTTCCGGAGTGGCCATTGCCATTCACGATGGGGGTCCTGGGGTTGTATTTTGGATTTGGATGACCGCCCTAATTGGAATGTGCATCAAGTTTTATTCTTGTAGCCTTTCCATTATGTACCGTGGTGAGGATTCTGATGGAAAGCTCCAGGGAGGCCCCATGTTCTACATTACAAAAGGGTTGGGCCATAAGGCCAAACCCCTGGCCATATTTTTTAGCATTGCAGGGCTTTTTGGTTTTTTGGGGGTCTTTACGGCCAACCAATTCACCGAAACCTTTATGGGTGTTGTACAGCCCGAGACCAGTTTACTGGCCATGGGCGGTACGGAAACGGATCCCCTGTTCAATTGGAAATTGACCATTGGGATTGTGCTGGCCATTATATCTTCGTTCGTGATTTTTGGTGGACTTAAGAATATTGCCAAAGTGGCCACGGCCATTGTTCCTTTTATGGTCATGGTGTATTTGATTACGGTTATCATGGTCATGGTTGCCAATTCCTCTGCGGTATGGCCTTCGCTAAAACTGATCGTTTCGGAAGCCTGGAACTTTAAGACCGTGGTCACCGGTGGATTTTGGGGTTTGGTCATCATTGGTGTCCGTAGGGCCATGTTTTCCAATGAAGCGGGCCTGGGCTCTGCACCCATGTACCACGGCCAGTCCAAAAATGATGAACCTATCCGAGAGGGTCTGGTAGCCATGCTGGGCCCCTTTATCGATACCATTTTGGTCTGTACGTTTACGGCCGTTGTTTTAATATTGAGTGGGGCGTATCTGGAGGATGGTAGCGGTATTGTCATGACTTTGAATGCCTTTAACACTGCTCTTGGCAGTTGGGGCGGTGTTCTCCTGATGATCATTGTCTCGGCCTTTGCCCTGTCCACACTGTTTACCTATTCCTACTATGGGGTAAAAAGTCTTTCGTACTTGACCAATGCCAAAATAGGTAGGTTGTACAACGTCTACTTTGTTGTTATGATTGTGTTTGCCGCAGTTGCCTCCCTGGAATTGGTAAAAAACCTCATTGATCTTTCGTATGCGCTCATGGTGATTCCCAATATGATTGCGGTACTGTTATTGGCGCCAAAAGTGAACAAAGCGGGCAAGGACTATTTTGAAAAACTGAAAAAAGGGAAGAATGCATAA
- the era gene encoding GTPase Era, with protein MHKSGFVNIIGNPNVGKSTLMNALVGEKLSIITSKAQTTRHRIFGIVNGEDFQVVFSDTPGIIKPAYELQQSMMNFVKSALEDADVLLYMVEIGEKGLKDADFFQKIRNTSIPVLLLLNKIDTSEQQILEEQVTFWKQQLPHAEIHPISALENFNVEEVFKRILELLPEGPPYFPKDQFTDKPERFFVNEAIREKILLHYKKEIPYSVEVETEEFLEDEQIIRIRSIIMVERDSQKGIIIGHKGSALKKVGVGAREDLEKFFGKQVHIELYVKVNKNWRSNSNQLKRFGYNN; from the coding sequence ATGCATAAATCCGGTTTTGTAAACATTATTGGAAACCCCAATGTTGGGAAATCCACTTTAATGAATGCTTTGGTGGGGGAAAAGCTCTCCATTATCACCTCCAAAGCGCAAACAACGCGGCATCGTATTTTTGGAATCGTTAATGGAGAGGATTTTCAAGTGGTTTTTTCAGATACCCCCGGAATCATTAAACCGGCCTATGAGCTACAGCAGTCCATGATGAATTTTGTAAAGTCCGCTTTGGAAGATGCCGATGTGCTTTTGTATATGGTCGAAATTGGGGAAAAAGGGTTAAAGGACGCCGATTTTTTCCAAAAAATCAGGAATACGTCCATTCCGGTGTTGTTGCTCCTGAATAAAATTGACACTTCGGAACAACAGATCTTGGAAGAGCAGGTAACTTTTTGGAAGCAACAGTTGCCCCATGCCGAAATACATCCAATTTCAGCCTTGGAAAACTTCAATGTGGAAGAAGTCTTTAAGCGGATTTTGGAATTGCTTCCAGAGGGGCCTCCCTATTTTCCCAAAGATCAATTCACCGATAAACCCGAACGCTTTTTTGTCAATGAAGCCATAAGGGAAAAAATTCTATTGCATTACAAAAAAGAGATTCCTTATTCCGTGGAAGTGGAGACAGAGGAGTTTTTGGAGGACGAACAGATCATTAGGATCCGCTCCATTATCATGGTAGAACGGGACTCCCAAAAGGGGATCATTATTGGGCATAAAGGTAGCGCCCTTAAGAAAGTGGGCGTTGGGGCCAGGGAAGATTTGGAAAAATTCTTTGGAAAACAGGTCCATATTGAGCTGTACGTAAAAGTCAACAAGAACTGGCGTTCCAACAGCAATCAATTAAAACGATTTGGTTACAATAACTAA
- a CDS encoding choice-of-anchor I family protein produces the protein MKKTTIPLLSLVLLLSLFSCEYLDDFIGEGGNGGEGSTTIDFKQISTFTIGGEGAAEISAFDSKTQRLFTVNVEKDVVSVYDLSDVHSPMPVTELGLNGAGAPNSVSVKNGTLAVAVESMVKQDNGFIKFYDTETLEFLYAANVGALPDMVAFTPNGKYVVVANEGEPNDDYTVDPKGMVSIINVASGDTYNLDFESFNGQKESLQGKGLRIFGPGATLSMDVEPEYVAISDNSKTAWVSLQENNGVAVVDLVNKQITDIVPLGYKDYSVPGNEIDPSDRDGVKALRSVPVFGMYQPDAIAYYKVNGMDYVVTANEGDAREYEGDPGFVEEDRIKDVVLDPTVFPNAAELQDDANLGRLKLTLVQGDIDDDGDFDELYSFGARSFTIWSGTGQLIYDSGNDIASRTLELTPDVFNGDDGRSDDKGAEPEAVTIQEIGGRQILFLGLERNNQIMVYDISDPSYPEFIQILSTEGDVGPEGVLAISADDSPTGKDLLVVSNEVSGTVTIYEN, from the coding sequence ATGAAAAAGACTACAATACCTCTACTCTCTTTAGTGCTCTTACTTTCCCTTTTTTCTTGCGAATACTTGGACGATTTTATTGGGGAAGGTGGCAATGGTGGTGAAGGAAGCACTACTATTGATTTTAAACAGATTTCCACCTTTACAATTGGTGGTGAAGGTGCGGCGGAAATATCCGCTTTTGATTCCAAGACCCAAAGACTGTTTACGGTCAATGTGGAAAAGGACGTGGTCTCAGTATATGACCTTTCAGATGTACATAGTCCAATGCCTGTGACGGAATTGGGTTTGAACGGTGCTGGAGCACCCAATAGTGTTAGTGTGAAAAATGGGACCTTGGCCGTAGCTGTGGAGAGTATGGTGAAACAAGATAATGGTTTTATTAAGTTTTATGACACCGAAACGTTAGAGTTTTTATATGCGGCCAACGTTGGTGCTTTACCGGATATGGTTGCTTTTACGCCAAATGGGAAATATGTGGTTGTTGCCAATGAAGGCGAACCCAATGATGATTATACCGTGGACCCAAAGGGAATGGTCAGCATCATTAATGTTGCATCGGGGGATACCTATAATTTGGACTTTGAGTCATTTAATGGTCAAAAGGAAAGCCTACAAGGGAAGGGACTCCGTATTTTTGGCCCTGGTGCCACTTTATCCATGGATGTGGAGCCGGAATATGTTGCAATTTCTGATAACTCCAAGACAGCATGGGTCTCCCTTCAAGAAAACAATGGTGTTGCCGTAGTTGATTTGGTCAACAAACAAATTACCGACATTGTTCCATTGGGATATAAAGATTATTCCGTTCCGGGCAATGAGATCGACCCAAGCGACCGGGATGGTGTAAAGGCGTTGCGCAGTGTTCCGGTTTTTGGAATGTATCAGCCAGACGCTATTGCATACTACAAAGTCAACGGAATGGATTACGTGGTAACGGCAAATGAGGGTGATGCCAGGGAATATGAGGGGGACCCAGGTTTTGTTGAAGAAGACAGGATTAAGGATGTAGTACTGGACCCGACGGTATTTCCCAACGCTGCCGAACTACAGGATGATGCCAACCTGGGAAGGTTGAAACTGACCTTGGTCCAAGGGGATATTGATGATGATGGTGATTTTGATGAACTATACAGCTTTGGTGCACGTTCTTTTACGATTTGGTCAGGTACAGGGCAACTGATATATGACAGTGGCAATGACATAGCTTCCAGAACGTTGGAATTGACTCCGGATGTTTTTAATGGTGATGATGGGAGAAGTGACGATAAAGGTGCAGAACCGGAGGCGGTTACCATCCAGGAAATAGGAGGTAGGCAAATCTTGTTTCTGGGACTTGAAAGGAACAATCAGATTATGGTGTATGACATTTCCGATCCATCATATCCCGAATTCATTCAGATTCTTTCAACGGAAGGTGATGTTGGTCCCGAAGGTGTATTGGCCATAAGTGCCGATGATAGCCCTACGGGAAAAGACTTACTGGTTGTAAGCAATGAGGTTAGTGGTACGGTGACCATTTATGAAAATTAA
- a CDS encoding GTP-binding protein: MSELVNEIVLRPRFDIRLYTDPDTLKAAFDIQPKDPFLLKRIDEHVYIRFKKEKTTFWSPQLHLEISSFSPKKSTIHGVFGPNPTLWTFFMFLHFGVATTFIIMGIFAYSKHSLGHDITLWLIGMGFLVVIWFTLYAFGRLGKAKGKPQMQQLRKYADELFIGIQKEHGQ; the protein is encoded by the coding sequence ATGAGCGAACTGGTCAACGAAATTGTTCTTAGGCCCCGGTTCGATATTCGATTGTATACCGATCCGGACACCCTAAAGGCTGCTTTTGATATTCAGCCCAAAGACCCCTTTTTGCTCAAACGGATAGATGAACACGTTTATATTCGATTCAAAAAAGAGAAAACCACTTTTTGGTCACCACAGTTACATCTGGAAATTAGTTCCTTTAGCCCAAAAAAAAGCACGATTCATGGGGTTTTCGGGCCCAATCCCACCTTGTGGACCTTCTTTATGTTCCTTCATTTTGGTGTCGCCACCACATTTATCATCATGGGCATCTTTGCCTATTCCAAACATTCACTGGGTCACGATATTACGCTATGGCTGATTGGAATGGGCTTTTTGGTGGTCATATGGTTTACACTGTACGCCTTTGGAAGGTTGGGCAAAGCCAAGGGAAAACCACAGATGCAACAATTGCGAAAATATGCCGATGAATTGTTTATTGGTATACAAAAAGAACACGGTCAATGA
- the der gene encoding ribosome biogenesis GTPase Der: MGGIVAIVGRPNVGKSTFFNRLIQKREAIVDAVSGVTRDRHYGKSDWNGKEFSVIDTGGYVVGSDDIFEQEIDKQVELAIDEADAIIFMVDVESGVTGMDEDVANLLRRVDKPTFLAVNKVDNAQRAADAVEFYALGLGEYYTLSSINGSGTGELLDALVKVLPEKAEEEAELPRFAVVGRPNAGKSSFINALIGEDRYIVTDIAGTTRDSIDTKYNRFGFEFNLVDTAGIRRKAKVKEDLEFYSVMRSVRSIEYCDVCILLFDATRGFDGQVQNIFWLAERNHKGVVILVNKWDLVEKETNSVKEYSQKIRKQLEPFDDVPIVFISVLNKQRIFKAIETAVEVYQNRSRKIKTREFNDVMLPIIEKNPPPAYKGKYVKIKFCTQLPTPYPQFAFFCNLPQYVREPYKRFLENQIRKHFDFTGVPITVFIRKK; the protein is encoded by the coding sequence ATGGGAGGCATTGTCGCCATAGTAGGAAGGCCAAATGTGGGAAAGTCTACGTTTTTCAATCGCTTGATCCAGAAAAGGGAAGCCATTGTAGATGCCGTCAGTGGGGTTACCCGGGACAGACATTATGGGAAGAGCGATTGGAACGGAAAAGAGTTTTCCGTTATTGATACCGGAGGGTATGTTGTGGGAAGCGATGATATTTTTGAGCAGGAAATAGACAAACAGGTGGAGTTGGCCATTGACGAAGCCGATGCCATAATTTTTATGGTAGATGTGGAATCCGGGGTAACCGGAATGGACGAGGATGTGGCCAATTTATTACGGAGGGTGGACAAACCTACTTTTCTGGCGGTGAACAAAGTGGATAATGCACAACGAGCCGCCGATGCCGTGGAGTTCTATGCCCTTGGACTTGGCGAATATTATACCCTTTCCAGTATCAATGGCAGTGGAACGGGGGAACTGTTGGACGCCTTGGTTAAAGTGCTTCCGGAAAAGGCCGAAGAAGAGGCCGAACTGCCCCGTTTTGCCGTTGTGGGCCGACCCAATGCCGGGAAATCTTCGTTTATCAATGCGCTGATCGGTGAAGACCGGTACATTGTCACCGATATTGCCGGAACAACGCGGGACAGTATTGATACCAAATACAATCGGTTTGGGTTCGAATTTAATTTAGTGGATACCGCTGGCATACGCAGAAAAGCCAAAGTAAAGGAAGATTTGGAGTTTTATTCCGTAATGCGTTCCGTACGTTCCATAGAATACTGCGATGTCTGTATTTTGCTATTTGATGCCACCCGGGGGTTTGATGGCCAGGTACAGAACATCTTTTGGCTGGCGGAACGTAATCATAAGGGCGTGGTCATTTTGGTCAATAAATGGGATTTGGTGGAAAAGGAGACGAATTCGGTAAAGGAATACTCCCAAAAGATCAGAAAACAATTGGAACCGTTTGATGATGTCCCCATTGTTTTCATTTCGGTGCTGAACAAACAACGGATTTTTAAGGCCATTGAAACCGCAGTGGAGGTTTATCAAAACCGAAGCAGGAAAATAAAAACACGGGAATTCAATGATGTTATGCTTCCCATTATTGAGAAAAATCCACCTCCGGCCTATAAGGGGAAGTATGTAAAGATCAAGTTTTGTACCCAGTTGCCCACTCCTTATCCCCAATTTGCATTTTTCTGTAATCTGCCCCAATATGTGCGGGAACCGTACAAACGTTTTTTGGAAAACCAGATACGCAAACATTTTGATTTTACGGGGGTACCGATAACGGTTTTCATACGGAAAAAATGA
- a CDS encoding nuclear transport factor 2 family protein produces the protein MKRTVLLFLLTIFSIAFTVAQESDYQLVAKTVNYYLEGGTNNDYETLKKAFHETATMKYITKEGYKEVNALEFFSGMDASKPKQNRTTKIADITISGHAANARLEIEYPTFSFIDFMNLLKIDGEWKIVNKIFYRKPALSAAQ, from the coding sequence ATGAAACGAACAGTCCTTTTATTCCTCCTCACAATTTTTTCCATTGCATTCACAGTTGCCCAGGAATCCGATTATCAATTAGTGGCCAAAACCGTTAATTACTACCTGGAAGGGGGGACCAATAACGATTATGAAACCTTAAAGAAGGCTTTTCATGAAACCGCCACCATGAAATACATTACCAAAGAGGGGTATAAGGAGGTGAATGCCCTTGAATTTTTTTCGGGAATGGATGCCTCCAAACCCAAACAAAATCGAACAACAAAAATAGCGGACATTACAATTTCCGGACATGCGGCCAACGCTCGGTTGGAAATAGAGTATCCCACCTTTTCCTTCATTGATTTTATGAACCTTCTTAAAATTGATGGGGAGTGGAAAATTGTAAATAAGATTTTCTATCGTAAACCTGCCCTATCAGCAGCACAATAG
- a CDS encoding TPM domain-containing protein, protein MILLRRCLFPVFLFLISYLGWGQFQIPPKPDKETSVYDYVTLLNAAEKKQLEQKLIRYSDSTSTQIVVAIISSTEGENINFLGAQWGQKWGIGQADEDNGILILLAKDDRKIAINTGYGVEEFLTDFMSKRIIEQVIIPEFKQGDYYGGLDAGTDAIFQVLTGQFKEDRTFGNGREFPLKSLLPFIVFLVIFLILASRKNKGGRNNRGGRGGRGLDIWDMIILSNMGRGGYKGGSSGGGFGSGGFGGGFGGGGFGGGGASGGW, encoded by the coding sequence ATGATACTCCTTAGGCGATGTCTATTTCCCGTTTTCCTATTTCTTATCTCCTATTTGGGATGGGGACAATTTCAAATTCCGCCCAAACCGGACAAGGAAACCAGTGTGTACGATTATGTAACGCTTTTAAATGCTGCTGAAAAAAAGCAGTTGGAGCAAAAACTTATCCGATATTCCGATAGCACCTCCACACAGATCGTAGTGGCCATTATTAGCTCAACAGAAGGGGAAAACATCAACTTCCTGGGTGCACAATGGGGCCAAAAGTGGGGAATAGGGCAAGCAGATGAAGATAACGGCATCCTTATTTTGTTGGCAAAGGACGACCGGAAAATTGCCATTAATACGGGTTATGGCGTAGAAGAATTCCTAACGGATTTCATGAGCAAACGTATTATTGAACAAGTTATCATCCCAGAATTTAAACAAGGGGATTATTATGGGGGCTTGGATGCTGGTACGGACGCCATTTTTCAGGTATTGACAGGTCAGTTCAAGGAAGACCGGACTTTTGGTAATGGCCGGGAATTTCCATTGAAGTCCCTTTTGCCCTTCATCGTTTTCCTGGTCATATTCTTGATTTTGGCCAGCCGTAAGAACAAAGGTGGGCGAAACAACCGAGGAGGACGGGGTGGCAGGGGATTGGATATTTGGGATATGATCATTTTGAGCAATATGGGCAGAGGCGGCTACAAAGGCGGATCTTCAGGAGGTGGTTTTGGCTCCGGAGGCTTTGGTGGGGGCTTCGGAGGTGGTGGCTTTGGAGGCGGTGGCGCCTCTGGGGGTTGGTAA
- a CDS encoding TPM domain-containing protein, translated as MSKVEAFLTMEEEQEIVNAILEAEKNTSGEIRVHIEATAGIDHFSRAQQVFHFLKMDNTKDGNGVLLYVAVNDKRFVIYGDRGIDRAVPKGFWESTKDIIASHFKNGNFKQGIVEGVLKAGKELEEHFPWQHGDTNELSDAVSKG; from the coding sequence ATGTCCAAAGTAGAAGCTTTTCTCACTATGGAAGAAGAGCAGGAAATTGTGAACGCTATTCTGGAGGCCGAAAAAAATACCTCCGGGGAAATCCGAGTACATATTGAAGCCACGGCGGGGATTGACCATTTTAGTCGGGCACAGCAGGTATTCCACTTTTTAAAGATGGACAATACCAAGGATGGGAACGGCGTACTCCTTTACGTGGCGGTCAACGACAAGAGATTTGTGATTTATGGGGACCGGGGTATTGATCGGGCCGTGCCCAAGGGATTTTGGGAAAGCACCAAAGATATCATTGCCTCCCATTTTAAAAACGGAAATTTCAAGCAAGGCATCGTTGAAGGCGTTTTGAAAGCAGGAAAAGAATTGGAAGAACACTTCCCCTGGCAACATGGGGACACCAATGAATTAAGTGATGCAGTTTCAAAAGGCTAG
- a CDS encoding LemA family protein gives MKKWLIPLIVIGILLFFLGSWYVGTNNTLVDMKGQATKQWANVESSYQRRSDLIGNLVKTVQGAADFERGTLKDVIEARAKATSTTIDINNLTPDKLAQFQEAQSGLSSALSRLLVTVERYPDLKANQNFLELQSQLEGTENRINVERNRFNDLAGDYNIKIEKIPTNIIANIAGFDALALFKSDSGAENAPEVDFNFD, from the coding sequence ATGAAAAAGTGGTTAATTCCGTTAATCGTTATTGGCATTCTACTATTTTTCCTGGGAAGCTGGTATGTGGGAACCAATAATACCCTAGTTGACATGAAAGGGCAGGCTACCAAACAATGGGCCAATGTGGAAAGTTCCTATCAGAGAAGGAGCGATCTTATTGGGAACCTTGTAAAGACCGTTCAGGGAGCTGCGGATTTTGAGCGGGGTACGTTAAAGGATGTCATTGAAGCGCGGGCAAAAGCGACCTCCACAACCATAGACATCAACAATCTTACTCCAGATAAATTGGCACAGTTCCAAGAGGCACAATCAGGACTTTCATCAGCACTATCGCGACTATTGGTTACGGTGGAACGGTATCCCGACTTGAAAGCAAATCAAAACTTTCTGGAACTGCAATCCCAATTGGAAGGCACCGAAAATAGGATCAATGTGGAGCGAAACCGTTTTAATGATCTGGCGGGAGACTACAACATTAAGATTGAAAAGATTCCGACCAACATTATAGCTAACATCGCCGGTTTTGATGCCTTGGCACTGTTCAAATCGGACTCTGGTGCAGAAAATGCCCCGGAAGTGGACTTTAATTTCGACTGA
- a CDS encoding MerR family transcriptional regulator: protein MHVELPEKRYYGIGEVAKAFGVNTSLIRFWEKEFDVLQPKKNAKGNRKFTPQDIKNLQLIHHLVKERGFTLEGAKIHLKEEKHKTLSNFEVIEKLQRVKAELIKIKEQL from the coding sequence ATGCATGTAGAACTCCCTGAGAAACGCTATTATGGAATTGGAGAAGTTGCCAAGGCCTTTGGCGTAAATACCTCCCTTATTCGTTTTTGGGAAAAGGAGTTTGATGTGCTACAGCCCAAGAAAAATGCGAAGGGCAACCGGAAGTTCACCCCCCAGGATATTAAAAACCTTCAGCTCATCCACCATCTGGTCAAGGAACGTGGCTTTACATTGGAGGGCGCCAAAATTCACTTGAAGGAGGAAAAACACAAGACCCTTTCCAATTTTGAGGTCATTGAAAAGCTACAACGGGTAAAAGCAGAACTTATAAAAATCAAGGAACAACTATAA
- a CDS encoding M23 family metallopeptidase gives MSKVKYYYDPDTLSYRKIEPKKSKKYRNIAFFVLGASLFGFLGLIFLLNTNLVNTPKELSLQREVQNYELQFEILDRKMQQIEEVLANIEDRDNNIYRLYFEANPIPEEQRRAGFGGVNRYKSLEGFNNSEIIIAATKRLDVIQKQMVIQSKSLDEIAKLAEEKEKLLAAIPAIQPVRNADLTRMASGFGWRTDPFTKARKMHKGMDFTAPRGTPIFASGDGKVVRADNRSSGYGKHIRIDHGYGYLSLYAHLSKYNVSRGQKVKRGDLIGFVGNTGRSEAPHLHYEVWKDGEKINPINFYYGSLTAEEFENMLKFANQENQSLD, from the coding sequence ATGTCTAAAGTTAAGTACTATTACGACCCAGATACACTTTCATATCGGAAGATTGAACCCAAAAAGTCGAAAAAGTACCGAAATATTGCCTTTTTTGTTTTAGGGGCCTCGCTCTTTGGTTTCCTTGGGCTTATCTTTCTTTTGAATACCAACCTCGTGAACACGCCAAAGGAGCTTTCGTTACAGCGCGAAGTGCAGAATTATGAGCTCCAGTTTGAAATTTTGGATAGGAAGATGCAGCAGATTGAGGAAGTACTCGCCAATATCGAAGATCGTGATAACAATATTTATCGATTGTACTTTGAGGCCAACCCTATTCCCGAAGAACAAAGACGTGCAGGATTTGGAGGGGTCAATCGCTATAAATCCCTGGAAGGTTTCAACAATTCGGAGATTATTATTGCTGCTACCAAGCGGTTGGATGTGATTCAAAAGCAAATGGTCATTCAATCAAAATCATTGGACGAAATTGCAAAGCTTGCCGAAGAGAAAGAAAAGCTCCTGGCGGCAATTCCTGCCATACAGCCGGTTCGAAACGCGGATCTCACCCGAATGGCTTCCGGATTTGGATGGCGTACCGATCCGTTTACCAAAGCCCGTAAAATGCACAAGGGTATGGATTTTACGGCCCCAAGGGGAACCCCCATATTTGCCTCGGGAGATGGAAAAGTGGTCCGGGCGGACAATCGATCTTCAGGTTACGGGAAGCACATCCGTATTGATCATGGGTATGGCTATCTAAGTCTTTATGCCCATTTGAGCAAGTACAACGTTTCCAGGGGGCAAAAGGTCAAACGTGGTGATCTCATTGGATTTGTGGGGAATACGGGACGCTCCGAAGCACCGCACTTACACTATGAGGTTTGGAAAGACGGTGAGAAAATTAATCCCATTAACTTTTACTACGGAAGTTTGACCGCTGAAGAATTTGAGAATATGCTCAAGTTTGCGAACCAAGAGAATCAATCCCTTGACTAA